The Nocardioides humi genome includes a region encoding these proteins:
- the rplD gene encoding 50S ribosomal protein L4 gives MAKTVSVDFPAEIFDVEVNIPLIHQVVVAQQAAARQGTHATKTRGEVRGGGKKPYKQKGTGRARQGSTRAPQFAGGGTVHGPQPRDYSQRTPKKMKAAALRSALSDRARNERIHVVEGLVSGDKPSTKAALASLFELTDRRKFLVVLERADSLTWLSLRNAPEVHIVAVDQLNTRDVLVSDDVVFSKAAYEAFVAGGSAGASEEDN, from the coding sequence ATGGCCAAGACTGTTTCCGTCGACTTCCCCGCCGAGATCTTCGACGTCGAGGTCAACATCCCGCTGATCCACCAGGTCGTCGTCGCCCAGCAGGCCGCTGCGCGTCAGGGCACCCACGCCACCAAGACCCGCGGCGAGGTCCGCGGCGGTGGCAAGAAGCCCTACAAGCAGAAGGGCACCGGCCGCGCCCGCCAGGGCTCGACCCGGGCGCCGCAGTTCGCCGGCGGTGGCACCGTCCACGGCCCGCAGCCGCGCGACTACAGCCAGCGCACCCCCAAGAAGATGAAGGCCGCCGCGCTGCGCTCGGCCCTCTCCGACCGGGCCCGCAACGAGCGGATCCACGTCGTCGAGGGCCTGGTCTCCGGCGACAAGCCGTCGACCAAGGCCGCGCTCGCCTCGCTCTTCGAGCTGACCGACCGCCGCAAGTTCCTCGTGGTGCTCGAGCGCGCCGACAGCCTCACCTGGCTCTCGCTGCGCAACGCGCCCGAGGTGCACATCGTGGCCGTCGACCAGCTCAACACCCGCGACGTCCTCGTGAGCGACGACGTGGTCTTCAGCAAGGCCGCCTACGAGGCGTTCGTCGCCGGCGGCAGCGCGGGCGCGAGCGAGGAGGACAACTGA
- the rplC gene encoding 50S ribosomal protein L3, producing the protein MTIERNVKGLLGTKLGMTQLWDENNRVIPVTVIAAGTNVVTQVRQPEPDGYNAIQIGYGEIEGRKVNKPQAGHFAKAGTTPRRHVVEIRTADASEYTVGQELPVDTFEAGQAVDVTGTSKGKGFAGVMKRHGFAGVSASHGAHRNHRKPGSIGACATPGRVFKGLRMAGRMGTDTVTTQNVTVHAVDVEKGIVLVKGAVPGPKGGLVVLRTAAKKG; encoded by the coding sequence ATGACTATTGAGCGCAACGTGAAGGGGCTGCTGGGCACCAAGCTCGGCATGACCCAGCTCTGGGACGAGAACAACCGGGTCATCCCGGTGACCGTGATCGCCGCCGGCACGAACGTCGTCACCCAGGTCCGCCAGCCCGAGCCGGACGGCTACAACGCCATCCAGATCGGCTACGGCGAGATCGAGGGCCGCAAGGTCAACAAGCCGCAGGCGGGTCACTTCGCCAAGGCCGGGACGACGCCGCGTCGCCACGTGGTCGAGATCCGCACCGCCGACGCCAGCGAGTACACCGTCGGCCAGGAGCTGCCCGTCGACACGTTCGAGGCCGGCCAGGCCGTCGACGTGACCGGCACCAGCAAGGGCAAGGGCTTCGCCGGTGTCATGAAGCGCCACGGCTTCGCCGGCGTGAGCGCCTCGCACGGTGCCCACCGCAACCACCGCAAGCCGGGCTCGATCGGCGCGTGCGCCACCCCCGGCCGCGTGTTCAAGGGCCTGCGCATGGCCGGCCGGATGGGTACCGACACCGTCACCACCCAGAACGTCACCGTCCACGCCGTCGACGTCGAGAAGGGCATCGTCCTGGTCAAGGGCGCCGTCCCCGGCCCCAAGGGCGGTCTCGTCGTTCTCCGCACGGCTGCGAAGAAGGGCTGA
- the rpsJ gene encoding 30S ribosomal protein S10 yields MAGQKIRIRLKAYDHEVIDTSARKIVDTVTRTGAKVAGPVPLPTEKNVFCVIRSPHKYKDSREHFEMRTHKRLIDIIDPTPKTVDSLMRLDLPAGVDIEIKL; encoded by the coding sequence ATGGCGGGACAGAAGATCCGCATCAGGCTCAAGGCCTATGACCACGAGGTGATCGACACCTCGGCGCGCAAGATCGTGGACACGGTCACCCGCACGGGTGCGAAGGTCGCCGGCCCGGTGCCGCTGCCGACCGAGAAGAACGTCTTCTGTGTCATCCGCTCGCCGCACAAGTACAAGGACTCGCGCGAGCACTTCGAGATGCGCACGCACAAGCGTCTCATCGACATCATCGACCCCACGCCGAAGACGGTCGACAGCCTCATGCGTCTCGACCTGCCGGCCGGTGTCGACATCGAGATCAAGCTCTGA
- a CDS encoding DUF4129 domain-containing protein, with product MNHAVLPVLPALRLDPPLDPSGDEARRELRRELFRPEYHQDDVLDRLARWLDRLITNTVDAASGSSGLTTAVAILVVLLLAAGVLFLVSRARRTATGRAADAPALTDEVVTADELRARAEAALAAGDAAGALVDAFRSAAVRQIERGRVEDLPQATAHELATALVAVFPDHRAAVLRGADLFDGVLYGERPATPDQAGELLALDDALAARAARR from the coding sequence ATGAACCACGCGGTCCTCCCGGTGCTCCCGGCCCTGCGGCTCGACCCTCCGCTCGACCCGAGCGGCGACGAGGCGCGCCGCGAGCTGCGCCGCGAGCTGTTCCGGCCGGAGTACCACCAGGACGACGTCCTCGACCGGCTGGCCCGCTGGCTCGACCGGCTGATCACCAACACCGTCGACGCCGCCTCGGGCTCCTCGGGCCTGACCACCGCCGTCGCGATCCTGGTGGTGCTGCTCCTCGCGGCGGGGGTGCTGTTCCTGGTCAGCCGCGCCCGCCGTACGGCGACCGGGCGGGCCGCCGACGCCCCCGCGCTCACCGACGAGGTCGTGACCGCCGACGAGCTGCGCGCCCGGGCGGAGGCGGCGCTGGCCGCCGGCGACGCCGCCGGCGCCCTGGTGGACGCCTTCCGGTCGGCCGCGGTGCGGCAGATCGAGCGTGGCCGGGTCGAGGACCTTCCGCAGGCGACCGCGCACGAGCTGGCCACCGCGCTCGTAGCGGTCTTCCCCGACCACCGGGCCGCGGTCCTGCGCGGGGCCGACCTCTTCGACGGCGTCCTGTACGGCGAGCGCCCGGCCACGCCCGACCAGGCCGGTGAGCTGCTGGCGCTCGACGACGCCCTGGCCGCCCGGGCGGCCCGCCGATGA
- a CDS encoding DUF4350 domain-containing protein, with protein MTRLRVGRARVVVIAAIVLALVVGVWLTRGAEEYPGTADPRNPAPEGAQAVARVLEDQGVDVTIARSADAFEDAVVDDGTTVVVSSTHELAPSTLARLREHAASAARVVLVEPGYALAREIDEELGTLPVAADDADAVAARCPDGVAGVGLDGLTVEVDRATSYRLDGDGEECFPREAGSLVRTVDGLVLFGAGQALTNDQVTRGDNAAVALRLLGHDPRLVWYVPDAADAVADDAVTIGTLLPDWIGPGLWVLALSGVALVLWRFRRLGPLSTEPLPVVVRAVETARSRGRMYRRSGDRAHAARALRRAACADIAGRLRLDRGTAPPAVAEAAARHLGAPVATVAALLDDDRTPPATDQDLVRFAQDLARLRREVRRS; from the coding sequence ATGACCCGGCTGCGCGTCGGCCGCGCGCGGGTCGTGGTCATCGCGGCGATCGTGCTCGCCCTCGTGGTCGGCGTGTGGCTGACCCGCGGCGCGGAGGAGTACCCCGGCACGGCCGATCCGCGGAACCCGGCGCCCGAGGGCGCCCAGGCGGTGGCGCGGGTGCTGGAGGACCAGGGCGTGGACGTGACGATCGCCCGCTCGGCCGACGCCTTCGAGGACGCTGTGGTCGACGACGGGACCACGGTCGTGGTCAGCAGCACCCACGAGCTCGCGCCGAGCACGCTCGCGCGACTGCGCGAGCACGCCGCCTCCGCAGCGCGGGTGGTGCTGGTGGAGCCGGGCTACGCGCTGGCGCGGGAGATCGACGAGGAGCTCGGCACGCTCCCCGTCGCGGCCGACGACGCGGACGCCGTCGCCGCCCGGTGCCCCGACGGCGTTGCGGGCGTGGGCCTCGACGGGCTGACGGTCGAGGTGGACCGGGCGACGTCGTACCGCCTCGACGGCGACGGTGAGGAGTGCTTCCCCCGCGAGGCCGGCTCGCTGGTGCGCACCGTCGACGGGCTGGTCCTGTTCGGGGCGGGGCAGGCGCTGACCAATGACCAGGTGACCCGCGGCGACAACGCCGCGGTGGCACTGCGGCTGCTCGGGCACGACCCACGGCTGGTCTGGTACGTCCCCGACGCCGCCGACGCCGTCGCCGACGACGCGGTGACCATCGGCACGCTACTGCCGGACTGGATCGGTCCGGGGCTGTGGGTGCTGGCGCTGAGCGGCGTCGCGCTGGTGCTGTGGCGGTTCCGCCGGCTGGGACCGCTCTCGACCGAGCCGCTGCCGGTGGTCGTCCGCGCGGTGGAGACGGCGCGCAGCCGGGGCCGCATGTACCGCCGCAGCGGCGACCGCGCCCACGCCGCCCGCGCGCTGCGCCGGGCCGCGTGCGCCGACATCGCCGGCCGGCTCCGCCTCGACCGCGGCACCGCTCCCCCGGCGGTCGCCGAGGCCGCCGCGCGCCACCTCGGCGCCCCCGTCGCCACCGTGGCCGCACTGCTCGACGACGACCGCACGCCCCCGGCCACCGACCAGGACCTGGTCCGGTTCGCGCAGGACCTGGCCCGACTCAGGAGAGAGGTACGACGCTCATGA
- a CDS encoding AAA family ATPase, whose amino-acid sequence MPPPPPTRGDEHAVRERLLAVRQEVAKAVVGQDAAVSGLLVALLCGGHVLMEGVPGTAKTLLVRTLAQSLEVQTRRVQFTPDLMPGDITGSLVIDSAGGGELSFREGPIFTNLLLADEINRTPPKTQSALLEAMEEGQVSADGVTRPLPRPFLVAATQNPVEFEGTYPLPEAQLDRFLLKVVLPVPPREDEITILTRHAEGFDPRDVAGAGVRAVAGSADLEAGQAAVTKVQVSPEVASYIVDIARATRQSPSLSLGVSPRGATALLRAARAWAWLSGRDFVTPDDVKALAQASLAHRLGVRPEAELEGVDVAQVLASAIASVPVPR is encoded by the coding sequence ATGCCACCGCCACCCCCGACCCGCGGGGACGAGCACGCCGTGCGCGAGCGGCTGCTCGCCGTACGCCAGGAGGTGGCCAAGGCCGTGGTCGGCCAGGACGCCGCCGTGTCCGGGCTGCTGGTCGCGCTGCTGTGCGGGGGCCACGTGCTGATGGAGGGTGTGCCCGGCACGGCGAAGACGCTGCTGGTGCGGACCCTCGCGCAGAGCCTGGAGGTGCAGACCCGGCGGGTGCAGTTCACGCCGGACCTGATGCCGGGCGACATCACCGGCTCGCTGGTGATCGACTCCGCCGGCGGCGGCGAGCTCAGCTTCCGCGAGGGGCCGATCTTCACCAACCTGCTGCTCGCCGACGAGATCAACCGCACGCCCCCGAAGACCCAGTCGGCGCTGCTGGAGGCGATGGAGGAGGGCCAGGTGTCCGCCGACGGCGTGACCCGGCCGCTGCCGCGGCCGTTCCTGGTCGCCGCGACGCAGAACCCGGTCGAGTTCGAGGGCACCTACCCGCTGCCGGAGGCCCAGCTGGACCGGTTCCTGCTGAAGGTGGTCCTGCCCGTCCCGCCGCGCGAGGACGAGATCACCATCCTCACCCGGCACGCCGAGGGCTTCGACCCCCGCGACGTCGCCGGCGCCGGGGTGCGGGCCGTCGCCGGGTCCGCGGACCTGGAGGCCGGCCAGGCGGCGGTCACGAAGGTGCAGGTCTCGCCCGAGGTGGCGTCGTACATCGTCGACATCGCGCGGGCGACCCGGCAGTCCCCCTCGCTGTCGCTGGGGGTGAGCCCGCGCGGTGCGACGGCGCTGCTGCGCGCGGCCCGCGCCTGGGCCTGGCTGTCGGGGCGCGACTTCGTGACGCCCGACGACGTGAAGGCGCTGGCCCAGGCGTCCCTGGCCCACCGGCTCGGTGTCCGGCCCGAGGCCGAGCTCGAGGGGGTGGACGTCGCGCAGGTGCTGGCCTCCGCGATCGCGTCCGTCCCGGTGCCGCGCTGA
- a CDS encoding DUF58 domain-containing protein: MVISGRVPLLLLLGVVAVALRPQAGTVWLWLLGVLLLVGLDRLLAPSPALASLSRRPPGSVRLGDPATSELVVAGSGRPLHLQVRDAWQPSAGAHDNRFRLRLAPGDRRRLTTPLLPRRRGDLRGDGVTVRSWGPLGLVARQRTYDVPGSVRALPPFESRKHLPSRLARLRDLDGRAAVRVRGQGTEFDSLREYVRGDDVRSIDWRASARSPHVVVRTWQPERDRRVVLVLDTSRTSAGRVARTVGESETDGMPRLDAAMDSALLLAALASRAGDRVDFVAGDRRVRARQRLHGTRDVAARLQEQMAELDPVLVEADWDLLAGAVQGFGRQRALVVLLTALEPSAVADGLLPVLPVLTRHHRVVIASVRDPELNRTASVSDDLVPTADDVYAAAAASHELHRRARTRDMLVRLGVDVVDADAGELPPALADHYLALKAQGLL, translated from the coding sequence ATGGTCATCTCCGGCCGGGTCCCGCTGCTGCTCCTCCTGGGGGTGGTGGCGGTCGCGCTGCGCCCGCAGGCGGGCACGGTCTGGCTCTGGCTGCTCGGCGTGCTCCTGCTGGTCGGGCTCGACCGGCTGCTGGCACCCTCGCCCGCCCTCGCCTCGCTGAGCCGGCGGCCGCCCGGGTCGGTGCGGCTGGGCGACCCGGCCACGTCCGAGCTGGTCGTGGCCGGCAGCGGCCGGCCCCTCCATCTGCAGGTCCGCGACGCCTGGCAGCCCTCCGCCGGCGCCCACGACAACCGCTTCCGGCTCCGGCTCGCTCCCGGCGACCGGCGCCGGCTGACCACGCCGCTGCTCCCGCGCCGGCGTGGCGACCTGCGCGGCGACGGCGTCACCGTCCGGTCCTGGGGACCGCTCGGGCTGGTCGCGCGGCAGCGGACCTATGACGTGCCCGGCTCGGTGCGGGCGCTGCCGCCGTTCGAGTCCCGCAAGCACCTGCCGTCCCGGCTCGCCCGGCTGCGCGACCTCGACGGCCGGGCGGCGGTCCGCGTGCGCGGGCAGGGCACCGAGTTCGACTCGCTGCGGGAGTACGTCCGCGGCGACGACGTCCGGTCCATCGACTGGCGCGCCTCCGCCCGCAGCCCGCACGTCGTGGTCCGCACCTGGCAGCCGGAGCGGGACCGCCGCGTCGTCCTGGTCCTCGACACCTCGCGTACGTCGGCCGGGCGGGTCGCGCGCACTGTCGGAGAGTCGGAGACCGACGGGATGCCGCGACTCGACGCCGCGATGGACTCCGCACTGCTGCTCGCGGCGCTGGCCTCGCGCGCCGGCGACCGGGTCGACTTCGTCGCCGGCGACCGTCGGGTCCGGGCCCGCCAGCGACTGCACGGCACCCGCGACGTCGCCGCCCGGCTGCAGGAGCAGATGGCCGAGCTGGACCCGGTCCTGGTCGAGGCCGACTGGGACCTGCTCGCCGGCGCGGTCCAGGGCTTCGGGCGGCAGCGCGCCCTCGTCGTCCTCCTGACGGCGCTGGAGCCCTCCGCCGTCGCCGACGGCCTGCTGCCCGTGCTGCCCGTCCTCACCCGCCACCACCGCGTGGTGATCGCCTCGGTACGCGACCCGGAGCTGAACCGGACCGCCTCCGTGTCCGACGATCTCGTGCCCACCGCCGACGACGTCTACGCCGCCGCGGCGGCCTCCCACGAGCTGCACCGCCGCGCCCGCACCCGCGACATGCTGGTCCGCCTCGGCGTGGACGTCGTCGACGCCGACGCCGGCGAGCTGCCGCCCGCCCTGGCCGACCACTACCTCGCCCTCAAGGCACAGGGGCTGTTGTAG
- a CDS encoding neutral zinc metallopeptidase: protein MRARRLSVLVCLTALIVALVGTSAPPATAGDARVLKHASIYHAKKIKGHGCAIPTIPLDTTANVTAYYQALAPCLKRDWKKVVKSAKKRFHAPKLVVWTGVSKKSKCGAYTGLSFYCSAKRGTVFMYADEITQLWAAWPGNPVAQRNIRLAALHTLAHEYGHHIQHLSGVLGAWHRSSIRAGAAKRATLERRLELQASCLGNLFLQAEAASVGLTPAEAADFGWSTIAVANHGSTTSQQYWITRGRTHARVKACNTWKAPAALVS from the coding sequence GTGCGAGCACGGAGACTCTCGGTCCTGGTCTGCCTCACGGCGCTGATCGTCGCGCTGGTCGGCACGTCGGCGCCCCCGGCCACCGCCGGCGATGCGCGCGTCCTGAAGCACGCCTCGATCTACCACGCCAAGAAGATCAAGGGCCACGGCTGCGCGATCCCGACCATCCCCCTGGACACGACGGCGAACGTCACCGCCTACTACCAGGCGCTCGCGCCGTGCTTGAAGCGCGATTGGAAGAAGGTCGTCAAGAGCGCCAAGAAGCGGTTCCACGCGCCGAAGCTGGTGGTCTGGACGGGCGTGTCCAAGAAGAGCAAGTGCGGCGCCTACACCGGGCTGTCCTTCTACTGCAGCGCGAAGCGCGGCACCGTCTTCATGTACGCCGACGAGATCACCCAACTGTGGGCCGCATGGCCCGGCAACCCGGTCGCCCAGCGCAACATCAGGCTCGCCGCGCTGCACACCCTCGCCCATGAGTACGGCCATCACATCCAGCACCTCTCCGGTGTGCTCGGCGCGTGGCATCGCTCCTCGATCCGCGCGGGGGCTGCCAAGAGGGCCACCCTCGAGCGCCGTCTCGAGCTGCAGGCCAGCTGCCTGGGCAACCTGTTCCTGCAGGCCGAGGCGGCCAGCGTCGGGCTGACGCCCGCCGAGGCGGCAGACTTCGGCTGGAGCACCATCGCGGTGGCGAACCACGGCAGCACGACCAGCCAGCAGTACTGGATCACCCGTGGCCGCACCCACGCCCGGGTCAAGGCCTGCAACACCTGGAAGGCGCCCGCCGCACTGGTCTCCTGA
- a CDS encoding DUF4349 domain-containing protein: MHTTPGPRRTALVLAGLATVVALAGCSSSDRSASGGDSRPATADLEMTEQAGERSAVQDADAAAEAPAGAPADDAGGRDAGKNAAAQQPAVISTGTVSLEAEDVGKARLGVRKLVDQYQGTVGEQETTTGEKGELSTARLVLRVPSDRFDDLVAALEEVATPTGTTTNGQDVTAEVVDVDARIRAQRKSVGRIEALLARAESIEQIVAIEAQLASRQADLDALESRQRWLADQTSLSTVTVYIEQPAEKDESSEEDTADGFLGGLARGWDAFVDGFGAVLLVVGFLLPWLVLLALLATPVWVVVRRRRRGVTPPATPAGP, from the coding sequence ATGCACACGACACCCGGACCCCGACGTACCGCACTCGTCCTCGCCGGCCTCGCCACGGTCGTGGCCCTCGCCGGCTGCAGCAGCTCCGACCGCTCCGCCTCCGGCGGCGACTCACGGCCCGCGACCGCCGACCTGGAGATGACCGAGCAGGCGGGCGAGCGCTCGGCCGTGCAGGACGCCGACGCGGCGGCCGAGGCGCCGGCCGGAGCGCCGGCCGACGACGCCGGAGGCAGGGACGCCGGGAAGAACGCAGCGGCCCAGCAGCCCGCCGTCATCTCCACGGGCACCGTCTCCCTGGAGGCCGAGGACGTCGGCAAGGCGCGGCTGGGGGTCCGCAAGCTGGTGGACCAGTACCAGGGCACCGTCGGCGAGCAGGAGACCACGACCGGCGAGAAGGGCGAGCTGAGCACCGCGCGGCTGGTGCTCCGGGTGCCGAGCGATCGCTTCGACGACCTGGTGGCGGCGCTGGAGGAGGTCGCGACGCCGACGGGCACGACCACCAACGGCCAGGACGTCACCGCCGAGGTGGTCGACGTCGACGCCCGGATCCGGGCGCAGCGCAAGAGCGTGGGCCGGATCGAGGCGCTCCTCGCCCGCGCCGAGAGCATCGAGCAGATCGTCGCGATCGAGGCCCAGCTCGCCAGCCGCCAGGCCGACCTCGACGCCCTCGAGTCCCGCCAGCGCTGGCTCGCCGACCAGACCAGCCTGTCGACGGTCACCGTCTACATCGAGCAGCCGGCCGAGAAGGACGAGTCGTCCGAGGAGGACACCGCCGACGGCTTCCTCGGCGGGCTCGCCCGGGGCTGGGACGCCTTCGTCGACGGGTTCGGCGCCGTGCTCCTCGTCGTCGGGTTCCTGCTCCCCTGGCTCGTGCTCCTCGCCCTCCTGGCCACGCCGGTGTGGGTCGTCGTCCGGCGCCGCCGGCGCGGCGTCACGCCCCCGGCGACACCGGCCGGCCCCTGA
- a CDS encoding LLM class flavin-dependent oxidoreductase yields MSLKFHWFLPTNGGDGRHVVGGGHGVNPGQAGRPADVAYLTQVARAAEDNGFEAALTPTGAWCEDAWLTTAMLSQTSDRLKFLVAFRPGIVAPYLAAQMAGTFQNLTGGRLLLNVVTGGESHEQRMFGDFLDKEERYERCGEFLEIVRRLWAGETVDFAGKHLSVEAARLDQIPDPVPDIYFGGSSPAAGRVAADHADVYLTWGEPPQAVAEKIAWIRSLVAGAGRGADHRPIRFGIRMHVITRDTSAEAWAEADRLLAGIDPAAIRSVQEGLRRSESEGQRRMLDLHSGSTDDLQIYPNVWAGVGLVRGGAGTALVGSHEEVADRIAEYAALGLDEFVLSAYPHLEGAYWFGEGVLPILAERGLWKHAGPERRVSASVPFGAVGR; encoded by the coding sequence ATGTCCCTCAAGTTCCACTGGTTCCTGCCCACCAACGGCGGCGACGGCCGCCACGTCGTCGGCGGCGGTCACGGCGTCAACCCCGGCCAGGCGGGCCGTCCCGCCGACGTCGCCTATCTCACCCAGGTGGCGCGCGCGGCCGAGGACAACGGCTTCGAGGCGGCGCTGACGCCCACCGGCGCGTGGTGCGAGGACGCCTGGCTGACCACCGCGATGCTCAGCCAGACCAGCGATCGGCTGAAGTTCCTGGTCGCGTTCCGGCCGGGCATCGTCGCGCCGTACCTCGCCGCCCAGATGGCCGGCACCTTCCAGAACCTCACCGGAGGCCGGCTGCTGCTCAACGTCGTGACCGGCGGGGAGAGCCACGAGCAGCGGATGTTCGGCGACTTCCTCGACAAGGAGGAGCGGTACGAGCGGTGCGGCGAGTTCCTCGAGATCGTGCGCCGGCTCTGGGCCGGCGAGACCGTCGACTTCGCCGGGAAGCACCTCTCGGTCGAGGCGGCGCGGCTCGACCAGATCCCCGACCCCGTCCCGGACATCTACTTCGGCGGCTCCTCGCCGGCCGCCGGCCGGGTCGCCGCCGACCACGCCGACGTCTACCTCACCTGGGGCGAGCCGCCGCAGGCCGTCGCCGAGAAGATCGCGTGGATCCGCTCGCTCGTGGCCGGGGCCGGTCGCGGCGCGGACCACCGGCCGATCCGGTTCGGCATCCGGATGCACGTGATCACCCGCGACACCTCCGCGGAGGCGTGGGCGGAGGCCGACCGGCTGCTGGCCGGCATCGACCCGGCCGCGATCCGGTCGGTGCAGGAGGGACTGCGTCGCAGCGAGTCCGAGGGACAGCGGCGGATGCTGGACCTGCACAGCGGCAGCACCGACGACCTGCAGATCTACCCGAACGTCTGGGCCGGCGTCGGCCTGGTCCGCGGCGGTGCCGGCACCGCCCTCGTCGGCAGCCACGAGGAGGTCGCCGACCGGATCGCCGAGTACGCCGCGCTCGGCCTCGACGAGTTCGTGCTCTCCGCCTACCCGCACCTCGAGGGCGCCTACTGGTTCGGCGAGGGCGTGCTGCCGATCCTCGCCGAGCGCGGCCTGTGGAAGCACGCCGGCCCCGAGCGCCGGGTCAGCGCCTCGGTGCCGTTCGGCGCGGTCGGGCGGTGA
- a CDS encoding SfnB family sulfur acquisition oxidoreductase produces MTVAAPPRHVHTAASAIAAAAELADRFAEESALRDRERILPVAEVDALSASGLLAITVPEEYGGPGLGAAVLTEVVRLVATGDPSIAQIPHSHFVYVNALVEQGTEEQRRFLLGEVVAGRRFGNAQSEIGSRHVREHATTLRPDPAAPGGWVLDGEKGYATGALLAHWVPVLAHLGEGGPLSVAWVERDAPGLTVIDDWDGLGQRTTASGTVRLEGVRVAADRVTPYHLTFERPQVYGAFAQLLHAAIDAGIARAAVRDAAAFVSTSSRPYPDALALYDTSGAADDPLVVQAFGEVELQVRAAEALLAEAGRAVDRARADLTAATAAEASLAVAAARASTTAASLEASSRLFEVSGTRSALRGLDLDRHWRNARTHTLHDPAAWKVHHLGRFAIDGTPPPNHGQV; encoded by the coding sequence CCGCTTCGCCGAGGAGTCGGCCCTCCGCGACCGCGAGCGGATCCTCCCGGTCGCCGAGGTCGACGCGTTGTCGGCGTCCGGGCTGCTGGCGATCACCGTGCCGGAGGAGTACGGCGGGCCGGGGCTCGGCGCCGCCGTCCTCACCGAGGTGGTGCGGCTGGTCGCGACCGGCGACCCGAGCATCGCGCAGATCCCGCACAGCCACTTCGTCTACGTCAACGCGCTGGTCGAGCAGGGCACCGAGGAGCAGAGGCGGTTCCTGCTCGGCGAGGTCGTCGCCGGCAGGAGGTTCGGCAACGCGCAGTCGGAGATCGGGAGCCGGCACGTGCGGGAGCACGCGACCACGCTGCGGCCCGACCCCGCCGCTCCCGGCGGCTGGGTGCTCGACGGCGAGAAGGGCTACGCGACCGGCGCGCTGCTGGCGCACTGGGTGCCGGTGCTGGCGCACCTCGGCGAGGGCGGACCGCTGTCCGTGGCCTGGGTGGAGCGCGACGCTCCCGGGCTCACCGTGATCGACGACTGGGACGGGCTCGGGCAGCGCACGACCGCCAGCGGGACCGTCCGGCTCGAGGGAGTGCGGGTCGCGGCGGACCGGGTGACGCCGTACCACCTGACCTTCGAGCGGCCGCAGGTGTACGGCGCCTTCGCGCAGCTGCTGCACGCCGCGATCGACGCGGGCATCGCCCGGGCTGCGGTGCGGGATGCCGCCGCGTTCGTGTCCACGAGCAGCCGGCCCTATCCCGACGCGCTCGCGCTCTACGACACCTCCGGCGCCGCCGACGACCCGCTCGTCGTGCAGGCCTTCGGCGAGGTCGAGCTGCAGGTGCGGGCCGCCGAGGCACTGCTGGCCGAGGCGGGCCGCGCCGTCGACCGGGCCCGCGCCGACCTCACCGCGGCCACCGCGGCCGAGGCGAGCCTCGCGGTCGCCGCCGCCCGGGCCTCGACGACCGCCGCCTCGCTGGAGGCGTCCAGCCGGCTGTTCGAGGTGTCCGGCACCCGCTCCGCGCTGCGCGGTCTCGACCTCGACCGGCACTGGCGCAACGCCCGTACCCACACCCTGCACGACCCCGCCGCGTGGAAGGTGCACCACCTCGGTCGCTTCGCGATCGACGGCACCCCGCCGCCCAACCACGGCCAAGTCTGA